In Halobaculum rubrum, the following are encoded in one genomic region:
- a CDS encoding NAD-dependent epimerase/dehydratase family protein, protein MSRPHAVVTGGAGFLGSHLVDTLLDDGYHVTSLDNYGSGRPENLVHVESDRFESLEHDVRDPLPDFDRVDEVYHMASRASPEDFESHAVEIALTNSEGTRNAIECALDHDATVLLASTSEVYGDPEVHPQHEDYNGSVNVRGPRTPYDESKRFGEALAVAYDQQYEVDVRTVRIFNTYGPRMRPDDGRVIPNFLSQALHGDDLTVYGDGTQTRSFCYVDDLIGGIRAVATADRSAAAGEVFNVGNTDEMEIRELAEVVLDVVDTESGITHEPLPEDDPQVRRPDISKITAEFDWEPAVPLREGLSRTVADYRELL, encoded by the coding sequence ATGAGCCGCCCGCACGCCGTCGTAACCGGCGGCGCCGGCTTCCTCGGCAGCCACCTCGTGGACACGCTCCTCGACGACGGGTACCACGTCACCAGTCTCGACAACTACGGTAGCGGCCGGCCGGAGAACCTCGTGCATGTCGAGAGCGACCGCTTCGAGAGCCTGGAACATGACGTCCGCGACCCACTCCCCGATTTCGACCGTGTCGACGAGGTGTACCACATGGCCTCGCGCGCCAGTCCAGAGGACTTCGAGTCGCACGCGGTCGAAATCGCGCTGACGAACAGCGAGGGCACGCGAAACGCCATCGAATGTGCGCTCGACCACGACGCGACTGTCCTCCTCGCCTCCACCAGCGAGGTGTACGGCGACCCAGAAGTCCACCCCCAGCATGAGGATTACAACGGAAGCGTCAACGTCCGCGGTCCGCGAACGCCCTACGACGAAAGCAAGCGCTTCGGCGAGGCACTCGCCGTCGCCTACGACCAGCAGTACGAGGTCGACGTCCGCACCGTCCGCATCTTCAACACGTACGGCCCGCGGATGCGACCCGACGACGGTCGGGTCATTCCGAACTTCCTCTCACAGGCGCTCCACGGCGATGACCTGACGGTGTACGGGGACGGCACGCAAACCCGCTCCTTTTGCTACGTCGACGACCTCATCGGGGGCATCCGGGCCGTCGCGACAGCAGACCGTTCGGCGGCAGCCGGCGAGGTGTTCAACGTCGGCAACACGGACGAGATGGAGATCCGCGAACTCGCGGAGGTCGTCCTGGACGTTGTGGACACGGAGAGCGGCATCACACATGAACCACTCCCCGAGGACGATCCGCAGGTCCGCCGCCCGGACATCTCGAAGATCACGGCCGAATTCGACTGGGAACCCGCGGTTCCCCTCCGCGAGGGGCTCAGCCGGACGGTCGCCGACTACCGCGAGCTGCTCTAG
- a CDS encoding sugar phosphate nucleotidyltransferase, whose translation MRVLIPAAGQGTRLYPQTHTKPKAMVRLAGRPILGHILDSVAETDVDEVILVVGGPMQDQITEYAVEEYGGRFDFEFVEQEAAEGLGHSVYQARHVAADEPVFIALGDMLFENGYEQFLEAHRSLGDVDGSLGVKRVDDPQHYGVAELGSDDHIVDLVEKPDDPPSEYAISGVYIIEDSESLFQALEHLVEKDIRGAGDEYQLTDALSRMVDQGADLHTFEVEDWYDCGRPETLLEANRVLLADRTTSVPDDLKGSVVVPPVDIGSDVTLESSVVGPNVSVDDGASIENSILSDAILGEGAAVETVNLDESIIGDNATVTGDANQLNVGDNSSINL comes from the coding sequence ATGCGAGTCCTCATTCCGGCCGCCGGGCAAGGGACCCGGCTCTACCCCCAGACCCACACCAAACCGAAGGCGATGGTGCGCCTCGCCGGCCGGCCGATCCTCGGCCACATCCTCGACAGCGTCGCCGAGACGGACGTCGACGAGGTCATCCTCGTCGTCGGCGGCCCGATGCAGGACCAGATCACCGAGTACGCCGTCGAGGAGTACGGTGGCCGCTTCGACTTCGAGTTCGTCGAACAGGAGGCCGCGGAGGGCCTCGGACACAGCGTGTATCAGGCCCGGCACGTCGCCGCGGACGAACCGGTGTTCATCGCACTCGGCGACATGCTCTTCGAGAACGGCTACGAGCAGTTCCTGGAGGCTCACAGATCCCTTGGAGACGTTGACGGCAGTCTCGGTGTCAAGCGCGTAGACGACCCGCAGCACTACGGCGTCGCCGAACTCGGTAGCGACGACCATATTGTCGACCTCGTCGAGAAGCCCGACGACCCGCCGTCCGAGTACGCCATCAGCGGCGTGTACATCATCGAGGACAGCGAGAGCCTCTTCCAGGCGCTCGAACACCTCGTCGAGAAGGACATCCGGGGCGCCGGTGACGAGTACCAACTCACCGACGCGCTCAGCCGGATGGTCGACCAGGGGGCCGACCTCCACACCTTTGAAGTCGAGGACTGGTACGACTGCGGCCGCCCGGAGACGCTCCTCGAGGCGAATCGCGTGCTCCTCGCCGACCGCACGACGAGCGTCCCCGACGACCTGAAGGGCAGCGTCGTCGTTCCGCCCGTCGACATCGGTTCGGACGTCACCCTCGAGTCGAGCGTCGTCGGCCCGAACGTCAGTGTCGACGACGGGGCCAGCATCGAGAACTCCATCTTGAGCGACGCCATCTTGGGGGAGGGTGCCGCCGTCGAGACGGTGAACCTCGATGAGAGCATCATCGGCGACAACGCGACGGTCACCGGGGATGCGAACCAGCTGAACGTCGGCGACAACTCCAGCATCAACCTATGA
- a CDS encoding glycosyltransferase family 4 protein: protein MRVGIVTDAFPPEVGGIQTFADQYVSHLAAADEVDHVEVLAFVPGADKRRDGASIRRVDRENTPAKFATGLRWATNHEFDILHSLTLYPGGLIAALYGRINPAVNTYATVYGLDAISVADHPILGPVHRFIFASLDEVLFFSDSTREKTHDTYDTAFASRRIYPGAPVFPDDPGPDPLADRDLPHAEFVVVTVARLVERKGIDDLVAGVAACDDIALWIVGDGPERASLEAQVPDHAADRIAFLGEIDHDSLPHVYRRADAFCMPSVYLRDEGDVEGLGLVFLEAQQFGLPVIGTRSGGVPEALVDGETGFLVDERSPDEIAECIANLRDDDARYREFSSNAMSFVAEQFAWEDCVTNHLAAYQS from the coding sequence ATGCGAGTCGGAATCGTCACCGACGCCTTCCCGCCGGAGGTGGGGGGAATCCAGACGTTCGCCGACCAGTACGTCTCTCACCTCGCGGCCGCGGACGAGGTCGACCACGTCGAGGTGCTCGCGTTCGTCCCCGGTGCGGACAAGCGACGTGACGGCGCCTCGATTCGCCGCGTCGACCGCGAGAACACGCCCGCAAAATTCGCAACCGGGCTCAGATGGGCCACCAACCACGAATTCGACATCCTCCACTCGTTGACGCTGTATCCGGGGGGACTCATTGCCGCGCTGTACGGCAGGATCAATCCCGCCGTGAACACGTACGCCACAGTGTACGGTCTCGACGCCATCAGCGTCGCCGACCACCCGATTCTCGGTCCCGTCCACAGGTTCATCTTCGCCTCGCTCGACGAGGTGCTGTTCTTCAGCGACTCCACGCGGGAGAAGACCCACGACACCTACGACACGGCCTTCGCCAGCCGTCGGATCTACCCCGGCGCACCGGTCTTCCCCGACGACCCGGGACCTGACCCGCTCGCCGACCGGGACCTTCCCCACGCGGAGTTCGTCGTCGTGACGGTGGCCCGCCTGGTCGAACGGAAGGGAATCGACGATCTCGTCGCTGGGGTCGCAGCGTGTGACGACATCGCGCTGTGGATCGTCGGCGACGGCCCAGAGCGTGCGTCGCTCGAGGCCCAGGTTCCCGACCACGCCGCGGACCGGATCGCCTTCCTCGGCGAGATCGACCACGACAGCCTTCCGCACGTGTATCGGCGCGCCGACGCCTTCTGCATGCCGTCGGTGTACCTCCGCGACGAGGGCGACGTCGAGGGGTTAGGGCTGGTCTTCCTTGAGGCCCAGCAGTTCGGACTGCCGGTCATCGGGACACGGAGCGGCGGCGTCCCGGAGGCGCTCGTCGACGGGGAGACGGGCTTTCTCGTCGACGAGCGGTCACCGGACGAGATCGCCGAGTGCATAGCAAACCTTCGCGACGACGACGCGCGGTATCGGGAGTTCTCGTCGAACGCCATGTCGTTCGTCGCCGAACAGTTCGCGTGGGAGGACTGCGTGACAAACCACCTCGCGGCCTACCAGTCGTGA
- a CDS encoding glycosyltransferase family 4 protein, protein MSVPGTFWAFRIAEAVADRGGDVVVFTSEPAFVRSTDSGQATVRTIRHPFLVEQVGHQVPWPDRLVGFTGLNRPFQRWGAYLFDRAVARNLRAERAANGLFLGFAGACRDSLRRANDLGYTTAVERSSTHIRTQRELLRAEYERFGATGQPISERHVEREEQEYVAADYVVTPSEFTVESFRDQGVDAEKLVRIPFGTDVDFEPPTRGGEDTVTFLFVGHVSLRKGIQYLLPAWKQLEHPDAELVVAGRIDDAVADIVAEYADDSIRFEGWVDDMAALYREASALVLPTLEEGSARVTYEAMAWALPVVTTSHSGWVGTDGEHGFWVPIRDPEALADAMARLCADADLRRRLGENGRALVEREYTWADYGERVWRAYREMVGTKD, encoded by the coding sequence GTGTCCGTTCCCGGGACCTTCTGGGCCTTCCGGATCGCCGAGGCGGTGGCGGACCGCGGCGGCGACGTCGTGGTGTTCACGAGCGAGCCCGCGTTCGTGCGCTCGACCGACAGCGGCCAGGCGACGGTACGCACGATTCGGCATCCGTTCCTCGTCGAGCAAGTCGGTCATCAGGTGCCGTGGCCTGACCGACTCGTCGGTTTCACGGGGCTCAACCGACCGTTCCAGCGCTGGGGGGCGTACCTGTTCGACCGCGCGGTCGCCCGCAATCTCCGGGCCGAACGCGCCGCTAACGGCCTGTTTCTGGGCTTCGCCGGGGCCTGCCGAGACTCGCTACGGCGGGCGAACGACCTCGGGTACACCACCGCAGTGGAACGGAGTTCGACCCACATCCGGACCCAGCGGGAGCTCCTCCGAGCGGAGTACGAGCGGTTCGGCGCGACCGGTCAGCCCATCTCCGAGCGCCACGTCGAACGCGAAGAGCAGGAATACGTGGCGGCCGACTACGTCGTCACGCCCTCCGAGTTCACAGTCGAGTCGTTCCGGGACCAGGGGGTCGACGCGGAGAAACTGGTTCGGATTCCGTTCGGGACTGACGTCGACTTCGAGCCGCCGACTCGCGGCGGCGAGGACACGGTGACGTTCCTCTTCGTCGGCCACGTCTCACTCCGAAAAGGGATCCAGTATCTCTTGCCGGCGTGGAAACAACTCGAGCATCCGGACGCGGAACTCGTCGTTGCGGGCCGCATCGACGACGCGGTGGCCGACATCGTTGCCGAGTACGCCGACGACTCGATCCGCTTCGAGGGTTGGGTCGACGACATGGCCGCGCTGTATCGGGAGGCGTCCGCGCTCGTCCTCCCGACGCTCGAGGAGGGGAGCGCCCGCGTCACCTACGAGGCGATGGCCTGGGCACTGCCCGTGGTGACGACGTCGCACTCGGGGTGGGTCGGCACGGACGGTGAGCACGGGTTTTGGGTGCCGATTCGGGACCCCGAGGCGCTGGCCGACGCAATGGCGCGATTGTGTGCGGACGCAGACCTGCGGCGTCGGCTCGGTGAGAACGGGCGGGCGCTGGTGGAGCGCGAGTACACGTGGGCGGACTACGGTGAACGGGTGTGGAGGGCGTATCGAGAGATGGTGGGAACGAAAGACTAG
- a CDS encoding glycosyltransferase family 87 protein: MSFDLNRSRRSVSGPRAIRPLWLDFRTYETAVEVFFAGGNPYDLQTLRAYGHGYPFVYPPVTLPFLALLTVLPRFFHPLYMVQYAVFAGICMYVLATLVDSRDPIREWIWTTTAVTCGFAGTYWTLLSGNSDVIVLLLLCLGLVAVASERWYVSGILFGIAGSIKIIPLVATGTFLVTDASLRDRVSGVFGAVTGAVLVFGSSALFFDALFPAEFLASVRSEGGVTAIAGEGVVTNFPLLYLWQDIARLAGVSHAYGIAFHGIFSLAVISLGIWWVRRTTRPEAALALSLLGTLLVFTRMKPYYTVYEVPAVVPITAVQRRDNSELVRWPDVILVAVIPFIAKVFYTMLSRETIRSFHPIATMALQYAPILVLLGWAVYRFPAGELSVADRVRGFRDAAKRRVK, translated from the coding sequence GTGTCTTTTGACCTCAATCGGAGTCGCAGGTCTGTTAGCGGGCCACGTGCTATTCGGCCGCTTTGGCTGGACTTCCGCACATACGAGACCGCGGTAGAGGTCTTCTTCGCCGGTGGGAACCCGTACGACCTCCAGACGTTACGGGCGTACGGACACGGGTATCCGTTCGTCTATCCCCCGGTCACTCTGCCCTTCCTGGCATTGCTCACTGTTCTGCCTCGGTTCTTCCATCCGCTCTACATGGTACAGTACGCCGTCTTCGCCGGCATCTGCATGTATGTACTAGCCACGCTCGTTGATTCTCGCGATCCGATCAGGGAGTGGATCTGGACGACGACCGCGGTAACGTGTGGGTTCGCCGGCACCTACTGGACGTTACTGTCGGGGAATTCGGACGTGATCGTACTACTGCTGCTCTGCCTCGGACTGGTGGCTGTAGCGAGTGAACGGTGGTATGTGTCTGGTATCCTCTTCGGTATCGCCGGGTCCATCAAGATCATTCCGCTCGTCGCCACGGGGACGTTTCTCGTGACGGATGCATCCCTTCGCGACCGTGTTTCGGGGGTTTTCGGCGCCGTAACTGGCGCAGTCCTCGTCTTCGGATCGTCTGCCCTGTTCTTCGACGCGCTGTTCCCTGCTGAGTTCCTGGCGTCGGTCCGGTCCGAGGGCGGTGTGACGGCTATCGCCGGCGAGGGCGTCGTGACGAACTTTCCGTTGCTCTACCTCTGGCAGGACATCGCCCGTTTGGCCGGCGTGTCCCATGCCTACGGCATTGCGTTCCACGGCATATTCTCACTCGCAGTGATCTCCCTGGGGATTTGGTGGGTCCGACGAACCACCCGTCCGGAGGCCGCCCTTGCGCTGAGTCTGCTCGGAACGCTTCTCGTGTTCACGCGGATGAAGCCCTACTACACAGTGTATGAAGTCCCCGCAGTCGTACCGATTACGGCAGTACAACGGAGGGATAACAGCGAACTCGTGAGGTGGCCGGACGTGATACTGGTCGCTGTCATACCGTTTATCGCTAAAGTGTTCTACACGATGCTCTCGCGGGAGACGATCCGGTCGTTCCACCCAATCGCGACGATGGCGCTCCAGTACGCGCCAATTCTCGTATTGCTTGGTTGGGCCGTGTATCGCTTTCCGGCCGGCGAACTCTCGGTTGCCGACAGGGTGAGGGGTTTTCGGGACGCGGCCAAGCGGAGGGTCAAATGA
- a CDS encoding glycosyltransferase family 2 protein yields the protein MTDSTEPRVVISVLNWNQREETIECIEALRTQTNYPNVDIVVVDNGSEDGSVTAIRQAFPEVRLIENETNRGFGPAHNQVMESRDANYYVLFNNDADPEEGWLTPLVEYAEANPDVGVQGPELRFPDGSVHSGGFFGPFGGERRIVDQGETVDVEDVDWVSGAVFFISNDVVTEVGTLDEIFAPIYFEEVDYCWRVGADGYRVVYNPNGIVTHDGSAGDESERVMFLMRKHEILFKAINYPARWLPCMAVDELRSFAGALFAPDRGDRIVQYARAYASLVREAPEIWQKRSERRRRHRTSDIE from the coding sequence ATGACTGACTCCACAGAACCCCGCGTCGTCATCTCGGTCCTAAACTGGAACCAGCGCGAGGAGACTATCGAGTGCATCGAAGCGCTTCGGACGCAGACGAACTATCCGAACGTAGACATTGTAGTAGTCGACAACGGCAGTGAAGACGGATCCGTGACGGCCATCCGGCAGGCGTTCCCCGAAGTTAGACTGATCGAGAACGAGACGAACCGTGGCTTCGGACCGGCCCACAACCAGGTTATGGAGTCCAGGGACGCGAACTATTACGTGCTGTTCAATAACGACGCCGATCCAGAGGAGGGCTGGCTCACTCCGCTGGTGGAGTACGCGGAAGCCAATCCGGACGTTGGCGTCCAGGGTCCTGAGCTCCGATTCCCGGACGGAAGCGTACACTCTGGGGGCTTCTTCGGTCCCTTTGGCGGGGAGCGACGCATCGTCGACCAAGGAGAGACCGTGGACGTCGAGGATGTCGACTGGGTGAGCGGGGCCGTCTTTTTCATCAGCAATGACGTCGTGACCGAAGTCGGAACGTTAGACGAAATCTTCGCTCCAATCTACTTCGAGGAGGTGGACTACTGCTGGCGCGTCGGCGCGGACGGGTATCGTGTAGTGTACAACCCCAATGGCATCGTGACCCACGACGGATCTGCCGGTGACGAGAGCGAACGCGTGATGTTCCTGATGCGGAAACACGAGATCCTCTTCAAAGCCATCAACTACCCGGCTCGATGGCTCCCGTGCATGGCTGTCGACGAACTGCGGAGTTTCGCCGGTGCACTGTTTGCCCCGGACCGCGGGGACCGCATCGTTCAGTACGCGAGGGCCTACGCATCCCTCGTCCGTGAGGCACCCGAGATCTGGCAGAAGCGTTCCGAGCGCAGACGAAGGCACCGGACATCCGACATCGAGTGA
- a CDS encoding class I SAM-dependent methyltransferase translates to MSSRNFLDEAVGAFREAGVAAGVEVLFDNLVLWRAVRWYNRFVGAAYAPPTDDDRYRAVESRAREPTDFSDHLHHLYTESLKQNPATIVEVGVRGGESTFVFERVAERCNADLVSVDLDDCSNVSDYEEWHFVQANGVEFGAEFPSWADENGVGREIDVLFIDTTHEFAETLGEIDAWFPNLAERATVFFHDTNLTKLYRRSDGTIGLAWNNERAVIRALESRFDAEFDESSEFSTVQSNYVIEHDPLCNGLTTVHRLPD, encoded by the coding sequence TTGAGCTCGCGTAACTTTCTCGACGAGGCTGTTGGTGCGTTCAGGGAGGCCGGTGTTGCAGCAGGTGTAGAGGTTCTCTTCGACAATCTCGTCCTGTGGCGAGCGGTTCGATGGTACAATCGCTTCGTGGGAGCCGCCTACGCACCACCGACTGACGACGACCGGTACCGGGCCGTCGAGTCGCGGGCGCGAGAGCCGACCGATTTCAGCGACCATCTGCACCATCTTTATACTGAGTCTCTGAAGCAGAATCCTGCGACGATAGTAGAAGTCGGTGTACGGGGCGGTGAATCTACCTTCGTCTTCGAACGGGTGGCGGAGAGGTGCAACGCCGACCTGGTTAGTGTCGATCTAGATGACTGCTCTAACGTCTCTGACTATGAGGAGTGGCACTTTGTCCAGGCCAACGGTGTCGAGTTCGGCGCTGAATTTCCATCGTGGGCGGACGAGAACGGCGTGGGTCGGGAAATCGACGTTCTGTTCATTGACACGACTCACGAGTTCGCCGAGACGCTGGGGGAGATTGATGCATGGTTTCCCAACCTCGCCGAGCGGGCGACTGTATTTTTCCACGACACGAACCTTACGAAACTGTATCGGCGCTCCGACGGCACGATCGGGCTGGCATGGAACAATGAGCGAGCAGTCATTCGCGCTCTGGAGTCTCGATTTGACGCAGAATTCGATGAATCCTCAGAATTCAGTACCGTCCAGTCGAACTACGTGATCGAGCACGATCCCCTCTGTAATGGGCTGACAACCGTCCATCGATTGCCGGACTAA